Proteins from a single region of bacterium:
- a CDS encoding DNA topoisomerase VI subunit B — MAKTPAPKATAETMSRQQREISVSEFFLKNRHLLGFDSPRKALLTAVKEAVDNSLDACEEAGILPEISVEITQSGGKRFRMEVTDNGPGVMRQQVPRIFAKLLYGSKFHRLRMSRGQQGIGISAAGMYGQLTTGKATRILSKLPRAKQAHHIEVQIDTRKNTPSILKDVELDWLPAFPRAGAEGAPAGMEAHQHGTSVMIEMEAQYFRGKLSVDEFLRQCLISNPHLQLHYRINLMNKEGEAGEETAAPLVEGQWISWLRLADKLPTPPVEIKPHPHGVELGMLMQMLRDTESHTLRSALSEDFSRVSSQTALDICTRAGLDPKANPRRIANREVETLFKAVNETKLMRPPTDCLSPIGEELIKGGLAKEIQAEFITAVTRDPTVYRGNPFQVEVGMAFAKPGENEGLSADDPVRLLRFANRVPLLYMGGACAITKAITAVNWKSYGLPQPRGSLPIGPAVMMVHIASVWVPFTSESKEAIAHYPEIIREITFCMQECGRRLSVHLSRRNREHEAERKRSYIVKYIPHLALGLKDILDLPDKDEARVVKTLQTMLERSHLET; from the coding sequence ATGGCAAAGACTCCTGCACCCAAGGCAACGGCTGAAACCATGTCGCGTCAACAGCGCGAGATTTCAGTATCTGAATTTTTCCTGAAGAACCGGCACCTGCTCGGGTTTGACAGTCCGCGCAAGGCGTTGCTGACCGCCGTCAAGGAAGCGGTCGATAATTCGTTGGACGCCTGTGAAGAGGCGGGCATCCTGCCGGAAATCAGTGTCGAAATCACCCAGTCCGGTGGAAAGCGGTTCCGGATGGAGGTAACGGATAACGGGCCGGGAGTCATGCGGCAGCAAGTGCCCCGGATCTTCGCCAAGCTGTTGTATGGTTCCAAATTCCACCGGTTGCGGATGTCCCGCGGCCAGCAGGGCATCGGGATCAGCGCGGCGGGAATGTACGGGCAGTTGACGACGGGAAAAGCAACCCGGATCCTCTCCAAACTGCCGCGGGCCAAGCAGGCCCATCACATTGAGGTCCAGATTGATACCCGGAAAAACACCCCCTCGATTCTCAAGGATGTCGAGCTGGACTGGCTGCCCGCCTTCCCGCGTGCGGGGGCCGAAGGCGCCCCGGCGGGGATGGAAGCCCATCAGCATGGGACCTCCGTGATGATTGAGATGGAGGCGCAATATTTCAGGGGCAAACTTTCGGTGGATGAGTTTCTGCGGCAGTGCCTGATCTCCAATCCGCATCTCCAACTGCATTACCGCATCAACCTGATGAATAAGGAGGGGGAAGCCGGCGAGGAGACGGCGGCCCCGCTGGTCGAGGGGCAGTGGATTTCATGGCTGAGACTGGCGGATAAATTGCCCACGCCCCCCGTCGAGATCAAGCCGCATCCCCATGGCGTTGAGCTGGGGATGCTGATGCAGATGTTGCGCGACACCGAATCGCATACCCTCCGCAGTGCGCTGTCCGAGGATTTTTCGCGGGTCAGCAGTCAGACGGCGCTGGACATCTGTACGCGGGCCGGGTTGGACCCCAAAGCCAATCCGCGCCGGATCGCCAACCGGGAGGTGGAGACCCTGTTCAAGGCGGTGAATGAGACGAAACTGATGCGCCCGCCGACGGACTGCCTGTCACCGATTGGCGAGGAGTTGATCAAGGGGGGGCTGGCCAAGGAGATCCAGGCGGAATTTATCACTGCCGTCACCCGCGATCCCACGGTGTACCGGGGAAATCCCTTTCAGGTGGAAGTGGGCATGGCCTTTGCCAAGCCGGGGGAGAACGAGGGGCTCAGCGCCGATGATCCCGTGCGGCTGCTCCGGTTTGCCAACCGGGTGCCCCTGCTGTACATGGGTGGCGCTTGCGCCATTACCAAGGCCATTACGGCCGTGAACTGGAAAAGTTACGGGTTGCCTCAACCCCGCGGCTCACTGCCTATCGGCCCGGCCGTGATGATGGTGCATATTGCCAGTGTATGGGTGCCCTTCACGAGCGAGAGCAAGGAGGCCATCGCCCATTATCCTGAAATCATCCGCGAGATTACGTTCTGCATGCAGGAATGCGGGCGGCGCCTTTCGGTGCATCTCAGCCGGCGCAACCGGGAGCATGAGGCCGAACGGAAGCGCTCCTACATTGTGAAGTACATTCCGCATCTGGCCCTGGGATTGAAGGATATTCTCGATCTGCCGGACAAGGATGAGGCGCGGGTGGTCAAGACCCTGCAGACCATGTTGGAACGTTCCCATTTGGAAACCTGA
- a CDS encoding helix-turn-helix transcriptional regulator, translating to MKKNLNDEFVPARKHASITTGEVIRMLRELKGWTQEELAKRSGVHAKNISTLENDRIDIGKKRAEQLAKAFGVHPAIIMFPEYESALIGKAA from the coding sequence ATGAAGAAAAATTTAAACGATGAATTTGTGCCGGCTCGAAAGCACGCGAGCATTACAACAGGGGAAGTCATCCGCATGCTCCGTGAACTGAAGGGGTGGACTCAGGAAGAGCTTGCTAAAAGATCAGGGGTACACGCCAAAAATATCAGTACGCTTGAAAATGACCGGATTGACATCGGGAAAAAGCGGGCGGAACAGTTGGCTAAAGCCTTTGGCGTTCATCCTGCCATCATTATGTTTCCTGAATATGAATCCGCCCTGATTGGAAAAGCCGCATAG
- the proC gene encoding pyrroline-5-carboxylate reductase — protein MYKIGFIGAGKMAEAMLAGLIANRFASPGEIVISDISGDRLTFLGREYGVRTTTSNAEVVTLAPVCVLAVKPQQLGEVLSDLVTIVTGKHLLVSIAAGKTTLYMESLLPAGRVVRVMPNIACLVGAGMNVFTRGSRATAEDGALVANLLGCCGRALDVPESLFDAVTALSGSGPAFFAYLLDRLVDGAVKEGLPREQALILAAQTMAGTAQLLLQKQMTPSDLATAVTSAKGTTAAGREILENPVTAHTLEGTIQAAARRSRELGRT, from the coding sequence ATGTATAAAATCGGATTTATCGGGGCGGGTAAAATGGCGGAGGCCATGCTCGCCGGCTTGATTGCGAACCGGTTCGCCAGTCCGGGAGAAATCGTGATTTCGGATATCAGCGGCGACCGACTGACCTTTCTGGGCCGTGAATACGGAGTCAGAACGACGACCTCCAATGCCGAGGTGGTGACATTGGCACCGGTCTGTGTGTTGGCGGTGAAGCCGCAACAACTGGGCGAGGTGTTGAGCGACCTGGTCACCATCGTTACGGGAAAACATTTGCTGGTCTCCATTGCCGCCGGTAAAACCACCCTGTATATGGAGTCGCTGCTGCCCGCCGGGCGGGTGGTGCGGGTGATGCCGAACATCGCCTGTCTGGTCGGGGCCGGCATGAATGTGTTTACCCGGGGAAGTCGTGCCACCGCAGAGGATGGCGCGCTAGTGGCCAACCTGTTGGGCTGCTGCGGCCGGGCGCTGGATGTTCCTGAATCCCTTTTTGATGCCGTGACGGCGCTGAGCGGCTCAGGTCCGGCCTTCTTTGCCTATCTGCTGGACCGTCTCGTGGATGGCGCGGTCAAGGAGGGCCTGCCCCGGGAGCAGGCCTTGATTCTCGCGGCCCAGACCATGGCCGGGACGGCGCAGTTACTATTGCAGAAGCAGATGACCCCTTCTGATCTCGCCACGGCCGTGACCTCCGCCAAGGGGACCACGGCGGCGGGGCGTGAGATATTGGAAAATCCGGTGACCGCGCACACCCTTGAGGGCACCATTCAGGCGGCCGCCCGGCGCAGTCGCGAACTCGGGCGAACGTGA
- a CDS encoding DNA topoisomerase IV subunit A — translation MISRQGVADKILSVGRDVYNDIIKKMKKPSMKFPIRSLANVKYDPKAGYFEIRGKTATRTLSYNTVKAFAQTMRLLATTKKDLLDKNDIAGKREIYYNSKSWGECRFEAQPESDTLLDDMEAMLGVNREQIGYIPEERGGDVTGPLIVIDQNPVTGEVVKINCAKLGSGAWSIPSRVEHLKFESDAKFILVIETSSLFQRLVHHRYYETAKCVLISMSGVPTRACRRFIRRLADDRKLPVLVFTDGDPYGYCNIYRTLKVGSGQAAHINKFFCVPQAHYLGVTPQDILDFGLQDATHPLEEVDIKRAKDALKNDPFIKHHKEWQDTLNQMLKMGVRVEQQAFAKHGLNYVLDTYLPEKLKRGKFLP, via the coding sequence ATGATTTCCCGCCAGGGCGTAGCCGACAAAATCCTTTCCGTTGGCCGTGATGTCTACAATGACATCATCAAAAAAATGAAGAAGCCCTCGATGAAGTTTCCCATCCGGTCGCTGGCCAACGTCAAGTATGACCCGAAAGCGGGCTACTTCGAGATCCGGGGCAAGACGGCGACGCGCACCCTCAGCTACAATACCGTCAAGGCCTTTGCCCAGACCATGCGGCTGCTGGCTACGACCAAGAAAGACCTGCTCGACAAGAACGACATCGCCGGGAAACGTGAGATCTACTACAACAGCAAGAGCTGGGGTGAATGCCGGTTTGAGGCCCAGCCCGAGAGTGATACGCTGTTGGATGACATGGAAGCCATGCTCGGGGTCAATCGTGAGCAGATCGGCTACATTCCCGAGGAGCGGGGCGGTGATGTGACGGGGCCGTTGATCGTGATTGACCAGAATCCCGTCACCGGCGAAGTGGTGAAGATCAACTGCGCCAAACTGGGCTCCGGGGCCTGGAGCATTCCGTCGCGGGTGGAGCATCTGAAATTCGAGTCCGATGCCAAGTTCATTTTGGTGATTGAAACCTCCTCCCTCTTTCAGCGTCTGGTGCATCACCGCTATTATGAAACGGCCAAGTGTGTGCTCATTTCCATGAGCGGCGTGCCCACCCGGGCCTGCCGGCGGTTTATCCGGCGCCTGGCTGACGACCGCAAGCTGCCGGTGTTGGTGTTTACCGACGGGGACCCCTATGGGTATTGCAACATCTACCGGACCCTGAAGGTGGGGTCCGGGCAGGCCGCCCACATCAACAAGTTCTTCTGTGTGCCCCAGGCGCATTACCTGGGGGTCACCCCGCAGGACATCCTGGACTTCGGTTTGCAGGATGCCACTCATCCGCTGGAAGAAGTGGATATCAAGCGGGCGAAGGATGCCCTGAAGAACGATCCCTTCATCAAGCACCACAAGGAGTGGCAGGATACGCTCAACCAGATGCTGAAGATGGGGGTACGTGTGGAACAGCAGGCCTTTGCCAAGCACGGGTTGAACTACGTACTGGATACCTATCTGCCGGAGAAGTTGAAACGCGGTAAATTTCTGCCTTAA
- a CDS encoding SWIM zinc finger family protein: protein MSRWGRTSYSRYDMYPPYVPVAVRKEKAAKAAAKLLKKGGAHQPVQLNSKTIARTFWGKAWCENLESYSDYSNRLPRGRSYVRNGSVLHLDIQRGQIEALVSGSSLYKIKIGIKPVAKKQWGRLRQECAGSIGSLMELLSGKLSERVMGVMTNKAGGLFPAPSEIDLDCSCPDWAEMCKHVAAVLYGVGARLDEKPELLFLLRHVDHKELVSQSGAVQALTTGKGADTEAVLDSEEVGNVFGIEMVGEPEAPLAPSPPVKRQVKAVLKPKKKKAVSRKAVSRKPKMPKSKA, encoded by the coding sequence ATGAGCCGATGGGGACGAACCAGTTATAGCCGCTATGATATGTATCCGCCTTATGTGCCGGTGGCAGTGCGGAAGGAAAAGGCGGCCAAGGCGGCCGCGAAGCTGTTGAAAAAGGGGGGAGCTCATCAGCCGGTTCAGCTGAACAGCAAAACCATCGCCCGGACCTTCTGGGGAAAGGCGTGGTGTGAGAACCTTGAATCCTACAGTGACTATTCAAATCGATTGCCGCGTGGGCGCTCCTATGTCCGGAATGGGTCCGTGTTGCATCTCGATATCCAGCGCGGCCAGATTGAGGCCCTGGTGAGCGGCAGTTCGTTATACAAGATCAAGATCGGCATCAAGCCGGTGGCAAAGAAGCAGTGGGGCCGTTTGCGTCAGGAGTGCGCCGGTTCCATTGGCTCCCTGATGGAACTGCTGTCGGGCAAGCTGTCCGAGCGGGTGATGGGCGTGATGACGAATAAGGCCGGTGGGCTTTTCCCGGCGCCTTCGGAAATCGACCTGGACTGTTCCTGTCCTGATTGGGCGGAGATGTGCAAGCATGTGGCCGCGGTGCTATATGGGGTGGGCGCTCGGCTGGACGAGAAACCCGAGTTGCTGTTCCTGTTGCGGCATGTGGATCACAAGGAATTGGTCAGCCAGTCAGGGGCGGTTCAAGCGCTGACCACGGGTAAGGGGGCCGACACGGAGGCGGTGCTCGACAGCGAGGAAGTCGGCAATGTGTTCGGCATCGAAATGGTGGGAGAGCCGGAGGCGCCGCTGGCGCCCAGTCCGCCCGTTAAGAGGCAGGTGAAGGCGGTGCTCAAGCCAAAAAAGAAAAAGGCAGTTAGCAGGAAAGCGGTTTCCCGGAAGCCGAAGATGCCCAAGAGCAAAGCCTAG
- a CDS encoding DUF2442 domain-containing protein, translating into MNTSTLEMPGLTAEKVVVDDESLIVDLSDGRVLSVPLAWYPRLLHGTRAELQRWRLIGRGSGLHWPDLDEDISVEGLLRGAKSGESQASLSKWLVARQTVGGKGKRRNIRLPVNEYNAASASKGVRRVAEGTAIYGKPSRKP; encoded by the coding sequence ATGAATACTTCAACGCTTGAGATGCCGGGCCTGACTGCGGAAAAAGTCGTAGTAGATGACGAAAGCCTGATCGTGGATCTTTCTGATGGTCGTGTATTAAGCGTGCCGTTGGCGTGGTATCCGCGGTTATTACATGGAACCCGGGCGGAGCTTCAGCGGTGGCGCTTGATTGGGCGTGGATCAGGGCTCCATTGGCCCGATTTGGATGAGGATATAAGCGTTGAAGGGCTTTTGCGGGGTGCAAAATCCGGGGAAAGTCAAGCCTCCCTCTCAAAATGGCTGGTTGCACGCCAGACTGTGGGGGGCAAGGGGAAAAGGCGAAATATCCGATTGCCTGTAAATGAATATAATGCTGCGAGTGCCTCAAAAGGTGTGCGTCGAGTGGCAGAGGGTACGGCAATTTACGGGAAGCCCAGTAGAAAACCCTGA
- the rsgA gene encoding ribosome small subunit-dependent GTPase A, whose product MMSQTSSALKGRIVAAYGRQYEVRIDETGPGASRLLMCSPRGKKSLYACGDEVEVEASSDTQGVINVLCPRRSLLYRADLFKEKLIAANVTQVVIVAATEPGFSDELLMRCLCAVESQNLTGLIVLNKCDLVTHLPRGRELLAPFARLGHPVLEVSAQDGLLNTLSSHLSGHISILVGQSGMGKTTLLNALVPEAGGKTGIVSEALNSGKHTTTHARWYDLPGGGALIDSPGLQAFGLTHLTREQIEDGFRELRPLQGQCRFRDCQHNREPNCAFRAALASGEIDARRFEVLQTLLAEHRKKPKF is encoded by the coding sequence ATGATGTCTCAAACCAGTTCCGCGCTCAAAGGGCGCATCGTGGCGGCCTACGGGCGCCAGTATGAGGTCCGGATCGACGAAACCGGACCGGGCGCCAGCCGCCTCCTGATGTGTTCCCCGCGCGGCAAGAAGAGCCTGTATGCCTGCGGGGACGAAGTGGAGGTGGAGGCTTCGAGTGATACCCAGGGCGTCATCAATGTCCTCTGTCCCCGGCGCAGTCTCCTGTACCGGGCGGATCTTTTTAAGGAGAAACTGATTGCGGCCAACGTCACGCAGGTGGTGATTGTGGCGGCGACGGAACCGGGGTTCAGTGACGAACTCCTGATGCGTTGCCTGTGTGCGGTGGAATCCCAGAACCTGACCGGTCTGATCGTGCTGAACAAGTGCGATCTCGTCACCCACCTTCCACGTGGCCGTGAGTTGCTTGCCCCTTTTGCGCGGCTGGGCCATCCGGTACTGGAGGTCAGCGCTCAAGATGGGCTGCTTAACACGTTAAGCAGTCATTTATCCGGTCATATTTCGATCCTGGTCGGTCAGTCGGGGATGGGCAAGACGACGCTGCTGAATGCCCTGGTGCCCGAGGCGGGGGGCAAGACGGGCATCGTGTCCGAAGCGCTTAACAGCGGCAAACACACCACGACCCATGCCCGCTGGTATGACCTGCCGGGCGGGGGGGCGCTGATCGACAGTCCCGGCCTGCAGGCGTTTGGCCTCACGCACCTGACGCGTGAACAGATTGAGGACGGGTTCCGGGAGTTGCGGCCGCTCCAGGGCCAGTGCCGGTTCCGGGACTGCCAGCATAACCGCGAGCCCAATTGTGCCTTCCGGGCCGCCCTCGCGTCCGGCGAAATCGATGCCCGCCGCTTTGAGGTGTTGCAGACCCTGCTGGCCGAACACCGGAAAAAGCCGAAGTTCTGA
- a CDS encoding DEAD/DEAH box helicase, translating into MTAPPEYPTLALNPHGHLTWSIHDGDLWPVEVAADRVASAFSGGVTAGLLHLASRELETQLPAVPAFWRKFARLYLTRFCHRPETEGLDRLTALPSESELTALVDQAPPMVGGEYLSVEVLKALWLVLDEGTRLEAGRRAGGVEAYLKGLSPLWRMVGRVCFHLAENPKNAVFPFAFLATYSSGVSAGGQIQHRPLGQALREQADQGNQDALLKLLTPVYRSAEKSKWVKNLVESGSLFKPLAWHPEQAFQFLKEIPLFEENGVVVRMPDRWGGNRPARPVVSVRVGEKRKGGLGRDALLDFSVEATLGGDPLTPEEWKALMEASSGLVMIRGRWVEADAEKLSETLAQWKKAEKVAAGGVSFGDALRMLSGVEGGAASGQDEAPESQPWLGLQAGAWLDETLANLRDPTRLGHAKIPHGLEHVLRPYQQTGVEWLKFMNTLGLGACLADDMGLGKTIQVLGLLAARKHEGRPNSAKSSILVAPASLMANWQAEIKRFAPSLNARILHPSDMPPDEWRRVQKDVASAIKGCDLVVTTYGMVARWEELRQQEWDLAVLDEAQAVKNPAARQTKAVKELRASHRIALTGTPVENRLGDLWSLFDYLNPGLLGSAKRFSDYLKASSGSSGGLGALRTLVRPYILRRLKTDKRIIADLPDKTEVKAYCPLSRKQAALYEQSVREMKAKLEEVDGIARRGLVLGYIMRFKQICNHPSHWLRDQTYAHDESGKFLRLRELVSEIALRQEKVLVFTQFQEMTQPLAACLAEVFRRPGLILHGAVPVKDRRRLVETFQAEEGPPFFVLTTKAGGTGLNLTAASHVIHFDRWWNPAVENQATDRAFRIGQKRNVLVHKFVCRGTFEEKIDAMLEEKAALARDVVDGEGGEVRLTEMSNDELIKFVSLDIDRAGREDFN; encoded by the coding sequence ATGACTGCACCGCCTGAGTATCCGACCCTTGCGCTGAATCCACACGGCCACCTCACGTGGAGTATCCATGATGGGGACCTATGGCCGGTCGAGGTGGCTGCGGATCGTGTGGCGTCTGCATTTTCCGGCGGGGTAACCGCTGGACTTCTGCATCTGGCCTCCCGTGAATTGGAGACGCAGTTGCCTGCGGTTCCCGCCTTCTGGCGGAAGTTCGCCCGACTCTATCTCACCCGGTTCTGCCACAGGCCGGAAACAGAGGGGTTAGACCGGTTGACGGCGCTTCCATCTGAGTCTGAGTTGACGGCGTTAGTGGATCAAGCTCCACCAATGGTAGGAGGCGAATATCTGTCGGTAGAGGTGCTCAAGGCGCTCTGGCTGGTTCTGGATGAGGGAACGCGGCTTGAGGCGGGGCGTCGTGCCGGGGGCGTGGAAGCCTATTTAAAGGGGCTGAGCCCCCTCTGGCGGATGGTAGGGCGGGTCTGTTTTCACCTGGCTGAAAACCCCAAGAACGCCGTATTCCCGTTCGCGTTTCTAGCAACGTATTCCAGTGGGGTTTCGGCAGGGGGGCAGATTCAGCATCGGCCCCTTGGGCAGGCACTCCGCGAACAGGCCGATCAAGGCAATCAGGATGCGCTGTTGAAGCTGTTGACGCCCGTCTATCGCTCTGCCGAGAAAAGCAAGTGGGTGAAGAATCTGGTGGAGAGTGGAAGCCTTTTCAAGCCACTGGCCTGGCATCCGGAGCAGGCGTTTCAGTTTCTTAAAGAGATTCCGCTTTTTGAAGAAAACGGGGTAGTGGTCCGTATGCCGGACCGGTGGGGCGGCAACCGACCGGCCCGGCCCGTGGTGAGTGTCCGGGTTGGGGAAAAGCGCAAGGGTGGCCTCGGGCGGGATGCCCTGTTGGATTTCAGTGTGGAGGCGACGCTAGGGGGCGATCCCCTGACCCCGGAAGAATGGAAAGCCCTGATGGAGGCCTCCAGTGGGCTGGTGATGATCCGGGGCCGGTGGGTGGAGGCTGACGCAGAGAAGTTGAGTGAAACGTTGGCGCAATGGAAAAAGGCCGAGAAGGTAGCGGCGGGCGGCGTCTCCTTTGGCGATGCCTTGCGGATGCTATCGGGCGTTGAGGGCGGGGCGGCCTCCGGTCAGGATGAGGCGCCCGAGTCCCAGCCTTGGCTGGGGCTACAGGCGGGAGCCTGGCTGGATGAGACCTTGGCCAACCTTCGTGATCCCACGCGTCTGGGACACGCGAAAATCCCGCACGGGTTGGAACATGTCCTGCGGCCCTATCAGCAGACCGGGGTGGAATGGCTGAAGTTTATGAACACGCTGGGCTTGGGAGCCTGCCTAGCCGATGATATGGGATTGGGTAAAACGATCCAGGTTCTGGGCTTGCTGGCAGCCCGGAAACATGAGGGGCGTCCCAACTCCGCGAAATCCAGTATCCTGGTGGCGCCAGCTTCGCTCATGGCGAATTGGCAGGCTGAAATCAAACGGTTTGCGCCGTCCCTCAACGCACGCATTCTCCACCCCTCGGATATGCCTCCCGATGAGTGGCGGCGGGTTCAGAAGGATGTGGCGTCGGCGATTAAGGGTTGCGATCTGGTGGTGACGACCTATGGGATGGTGGCGCGCTGGGAGGAGTTGCGCCAACAGGAGTGGGATCTGGCGGTGCTGGATGAGGCGCAGGCGGTCAAGAATCCGGCCGCACGCCAGACCAAGGCGGTGAAAGAGCTCCGCGCCTCGCATCGGATTGCCCTCACCGGAACCCCTGTCGAAAATCGGTTGGGAGACCTGTGGTCTCTTTTTGATTATCTCAATCCGGGCCTTTTGGGCTCCGCCAAGCGGTTTAGTGACTACCTCAAGGCGAGTTCCGGAAGTAGCGGGGGGCTGGGTGCCTTACGGACCTTGGTGCGCCCCTATATCCTGCGCCGGCTCAAGACCGACAAGCGGATTATTGCGGATCTCCCGGACAAGACGGAGGTCAAGGCCTATTGCCCGTTGTCACGAAAACAGGCGGCCCTCTACGAGCAATCGGTGCGGGAAATGAAGGCGAAGCTCGAGGAAGTCGACGGGATCGCCCGCCGCGGTCTGGTGCTGGGCTACATCATGCGGTTCAAGCAGATTTGTAATCACCCGTCGCATTGGCTGCGCGATCAGACGTACGCTCACGACGAGAGCGGTAAATTCCTGCGTTTGCGTGAACTGGTCTCCGAGATTGCGCTGCGGCAGGAAAAGGTGCTGGTGTTTACTCAATTCCAGGAGATGACGCAGCCGTTGGCGGCGTGTCTGGCCGAGGTATTCAGGCGACCGGGCCTGATTCTCCACGGGGCGGTGCCCGTCAAAGACCGGCGTCGGTTGGTCGAGACCTTTCAGGCCGAGGAGGGGCCGCCCTTTTTTGTCCTGACCACCAAGGCCGGCGGGACGGGGTTGAACCTGACGGCGGCCTCGCACGTCATTCATTTTGACCGTTGGTGGAACCCGGCCGTTGAGAATCAGGCCACCGACCGCGCCTTTCGGATTGGCCAGAAGCGGAACGTGCTGGTACATAAATTCGTGTGCCGGGGCACGTTCGAGGAAAAGATCGACGCCATGCTTGAAGAAAAAGCCGCGCTGGCGCGCGACGTGGTGGATGGGGAGGGCGGTGAGGTCAGGTTGACTGAAATGAGCAACGACGAACTGATAAAATTTGTCTCGCTCGATATTGATCGCGCGGGAAGAGAAGACTTCAACTAA
- a CDS encoding DUF4160 domain-containing protein: MPTVLIIGPYRFFFYASDHGEPPHVHIERENCVSKFWINPVRLERSGGFSGHEITKLCRLVAIHESLLMEKWNEYFNA, from the coding sequence ATGCCGACTGTACTAATTATTGGACCATATCGGTTTTTCTTTTACGCAAGCGATCATGGGGAGCCTCCTCATGTCCATATTGAGCGGGAGAATTGTGTGTCAAAGTTTTGGATTAATCCTGTCCGTTTAGAGCGTAGTGGGGGATTCAGCGGGCATGAAATAACGAAATTATGTCGCCTGGTTGCTATACATGAATCGCTTCTGATGGAGAAATGGAATGAATACTTCAACGCTTGA